The genomic interval TGACCCGGACCCgtcattctcatcttcgtccAGCACTTTACGGACCTGTCTAGTAGGAGCAGTGACAggctttgtctttttctttgctgaaTCCTCGTAATCAGAGTCTGCATTGCCATTGGCGGTAGGTCGACGGCGAGATTTACTGTCGACATCGTCAAGATAGGCCAGAGAAGTGCGGAATTGATAAATGTGATCAacaggatgaagatggagagcGCCTGTGGTAACATTATTAGCTGAATACGAAGAAACACTTTGCGTCGTACCATTGTGAATGACACCAGAATAATATCCTGTCGCATTGGGAACGACTTCACTCCTCAACCTCATCTTGTCGCCCCacttcttgtctttcttcttgtgtACATTCTCTTTGgttttcttgtctttctgtGTACCAAACCCAAATCCTCCCACGGGTCCGTCATCTCCATTTTGAACGTCTACAACGAAACCAAGGTCGCTTGCTCGGTCTTCTCGCCAGTAAGTAGCACCGGCGTCCACAGGAATCTCAACTTCTATGCGACATACTCTTTCCTTGACTCGAGCAGATATTGTTTTCCCCCTATCTCTTGCCCAAGTAGGCACGCTGATATCTCGATGTTGCAGTGGATATTGGTACAAATCCAATCCTCTCAGGCCACATGACAAATATATCGGGAGCTCTGCAATAggttcatcatcatcatcgtcttcgcCACTGTCCGCGTCTACTGTAGGAAAAGACCTCGACTTCAAGTCTGGTAAAGGTGGAGACGGTTGTCGAGGTATAAATGTCGTAGATGGGCCTGCCAGGTCTTGGAGCACAGGGTGAGCATCTTGAGCCGATAATTCCAAGCCTTTATATTCCTGAGCTTCTGGATAAGAGACTATAGAGTCCACTGCTGCTTCTATTTGATCTATTGGCGGTTCAGTAGACATGATGAATGTTTTATCTATAATCGAATTGCAAGATTTCAAGATTTCAATCTAAAAAATTAGGCGCGTCTAGCTTGCCGTTATCGTTGAAAGGCGCGCTGAGATCAGCAAGTGGTTCCCACGTGAGACCCACGCGATAACCCTAGGGATCgggattttttttttggccTCCACCTTGTCGCTGGAAATGGTTtccaattttttttttctcttttctttctttttcttctcttctctccttcttccttctcttgtctcAATGCACTAAGTCAAGACTGCTAGTCAGTTGCTTCTCTGCGCCGCTTGTCTCTGTCTCTCCATAAAATCGAAGAAACAGATACACAGCACTCCCTCTTACACTCACCTGGCACTCCGCAGAAAATTTTACACAGAGACATGTCCGCCACTGCTTCCGCTTTTGAAGGCGCTGTTCCATCCAGCGATGTCCCTGTTGTTCAGCAGGCCCAAAGCAACGCTCCCGCCATCCAGAGTGCTGCTTCGACAGAAGTAGAGTCTTCCACTTCTCGACCTGCCATGGTCCGTATGCCATCTCAAGGTTCTGTAATCCGACCCACAGGTTCTCTTTACCCGCCAGCCACTCTCAAGTCCATTGCCTATGAAGATATGTCTGGCGAGCCTAGATGGGATGAGTCTATGGGCGAACCGGATGCTGTTTTAGAGCTTGCCGACGGCTTGGCTCTTGCTGGCCACTCATTTGGCGCAAATAAGTCTGTTGCCGGTGAATGTGTATTCCAGACCGGTAAGTCATCTTGAGAATACCGGTCTgttctttgtctttgtcaCGGGAAGCGTACGGCCGTTGGGCTCTTAGGATCCATACCTTCACTTACGTATTTGTTTCCCTTTTCAGTGTATTGGGCGATAACATTCTGGTCCTGTTATATTTTGTGGCATTCGGGAATCCAAGTACTGTCATGCTGACAATGAGCAGGTATGGTTGGCTATCCCGAGTCTCTTACCGACCCTTCTTATTCTTCTCAGATCCTTATTCTTACCTATCCCCTGATCGGTAATTATGGTGTGCCCGCTCGACCCGATGACGAAGCAAGCAAAATCTCTGCTTCCAAGGATGCTCACAATGCTCCTCCTTCTACCGATGTGTTGGATTCTCTTCCCCTCGAGTTTGAGTCGTCTCATATCCATGTTGCTGCTTTGGTGGTTGCCAATTACCACCCTAGTTTCTCCCACCATTTGGCTTCTTCTAGTCTCGGCAAATGGCTCCAGGAGCAAGGTGTTCCTGCTATTTGGGGTGTGGACACTCGAATGCTTACTAAGCGTCTCCGAGAAGGCGGTGTACTTCTTGGTCGAGTACTTGCCAAGCAGCAAGGTCCTGCTGAAGGCGAGCGTGGGAGAGGTGCTCAGCCCGGTGTACTGGGGGGAGTTCAGAGACTCATCAACggtttttcttctacttcCATGAGTCGCTCTCAATCTACTGACGCTCTCAACGTTAACTGGCGGGAGGACTACCACATTGTCCCATTTTATGACCCCAACCATGAGAATCTTGTTGCCAAGGTATCTATCAAAGCACCTGTTGTATATACAGCTAGCGCCAAATCTGAGAAGAAGTTGCATGCCAAGACTGGCAGACAGATTAGAGTCCTTGCTGTTGATGTTGGTATGAAGTGGAACCAGATCAGGTGCTTCAGAGAGCGAGGTGTTGAGCTCAAGGTTGTGCCCTGGGTTAGTTGCGTTTGCATTTTAAtgagatgaggaaaagcTGATTGAGATGCAGAACTATGACATCAATTCGGAATCTGAGCCCTATGATGGCGTTTTCGTTTCTAACGGCCCTGGCGATCCTTCTATGGTCAAAGAGACAATTGCCAACCTTCGTGTGGCTCTTGAAGAGTCAAAAGTTCCAATCTTTGGTATCTGTCTTGGTCACCaacttcttgctcttgcttctGGTGCCTCTACaagaaaaatgaaataCGGTAACCGTGGTATGAACTTGCCTTGCACATGTGCCACCTCTGGCAGGTGTTATATCACTTCCCAAAATCACGGTTACGAGGTTGACGTTTCTACCTTGAATAACGGCTGGGAACCTCTTTTCACCAACGCTAACGACGGCTCCAACGAAGGTATCTGGTGCGGTAAAAATGGCAagcccttcttctctgttcAGTTTCACCCCGAGTCCGCTCCAGGTCCTCGCGATACCGAATTCCTTTTTGATGTCTTCATCAAGAGCATAACAGACAGTGTTCGCGAGAGCCGTCTCGTCTCTATCGACGTTCCTGGTGGCGAACTAGCTCAGAACATCGCCGCTAAACCCAAAGAACAGGTCAAAAAGGTTCTCGTCCTTGGTTCAGGTGGTCTTTCAATCGGTCAGGCTGGTGAATTTGATTACTCTGGTTCCCAGGCCATCAAGGCTCTCAAGGAGGAAGGTATCTACACTATCCTTGTCAACCCTAATATTGCCACCATTCAGACCTCTAAGGGTCTTGCTGACAAGGTCTACTTCCTCCCTGTCACTCCTGAATTTGTTCGCAAGATCATCAAACATGAGAAACCTGATGGTATCTATTGTACGTTTGGTGGACAGACTGCACTCAACGTGGGCATCAAGCTCAAGGACGAGTTCTCCAAGCTTGGCGTAAAAGTACTTGGTACTCCAATTGACACCATCATCACTACTGAGGACCGAGAGATGTTTGCTCGCGCTATGGAGGAAATTGGCGAAAAATGCGCACAGTCTGCTACCGCCGAAAACTTGAATGAGGCTCTTGAAGCGTCCAGGATCATTGGTTATCCCGTCATCGTCCGTGCCGCCTATGCTCTGGGTGGTTTGGGTTCTGGTTTTGCGCAAAACGACCAACAATTAAGCGAGTTGTGTAGTAAAGCATTTGCCACTAGCCCTCAAGTATTGGTTGAAAAGAGCATGAAAGGTTGGAAGGAAGTTGAGTATGAAGTTGTCAGAGATTGCAGAAACAACTGCATTACTGTTTGTAACATGGAGGTGAGTTATTTAGTTGTTATGCCTCACCGTTAAATCTGACCCATTCCAGAACTTTGATCCACTAGGGATTCATACTGGTGACTCTATCGTAGTTGCCCCTTCCCAAACTCTCTCCGATGCCGACTATAATATGCTTCGAACCACGGCCGTAAACGTCATCCGTCACCTTGGTGTGGTTGGAGAATGCAATATCCAATACGCCTTAAATCCTTACTCCAGAGAGTATTGTATCATTGAAGTGAATGCTCGTCTCTCTCGATCTTCTGCTCTGGCGTCCAAAGCCACTGGTTACCCTCTGGCTTTCATTGCAGCCAAATTGGGTTTGAACATTCCTCTTAATGAAATCAAGAACTCTGTTACAAAATTGACTTCGGCATGTTTTGAACCTTCTCTTGATTACTGTGTAGTGAAGATCCCTCGATGGGATCTCAAAAAGTTCAACAGGGTTTCCACTGCGCTCAGCTCTTCAATGAAGTCTGTCGGCGAGGTTATGGCCATTGGTCGAAACTTTGAAGAAACCATCCAAAAGGCCATTCGATGTATTGATGATCAATTCCTCGGCTTTGGCGACTATGCAAAAGTGCCCGATATTGACTATGAGATTGCCAACCCCACAGACAAGAGATTGTTTGCTATCGCTGCGGCCCTGAAGAAGGGTTACTCCATCGAAAAGCTGAACGAAATGAGCAACATTGACCCTTGGTTTTTAACTAGGTTGCAGAGGTTGGTCAAAACCGAGCAAGTCATCTCGTAAGTCATGGTGTTATGCTTCTGAGCTTGAATGAATTTGACGCTATCACAGTCAGTACAACGCCTCGTCAGTTCCTTCAGCCCTCATTCGAAACGCTAAGCAGCTTGGTTTTGCCGATCGTCATATTGCCAAGATGCTCAACTCTAACGAGCTTGCCGTCCGTCGTCTTCGTATTGAGGCTGGTATTACTCCCTTCATCAAGCAAATTGACACTGTTGCTGCAGAATTTCCTGCTCATACAAACTATCTTTACACGACTTACAATGCCACCGAACATGATGTGTCGTTTGAGGACAATGGTGTGATGGTTCTTGGCTCTGGTGTATACAGAATCGGTTCATCCGTAGAGTTTGATTGGTGCGCTGTGCGGGCTATTCGaactttgagagaaaaTGGAATGAAGACAGTAATGATCAATTACAATCCCGAAACTGTCTCCACCGATTACGACGAAGCCGACAAGTTGTACTTTGAGAACATCTCTTTAGAGACTGTGCTTGATATCTACGATACCGAACATTCTAGTGGTGTAGTCCTCTCTATGGGTGGCCAAACACCTAACAACATCGCCCTTGCTCTTCACAGACAAAACGTCAAGATTTACGGTACTTCTCCCGAGATGATTGATACTGCCGAGAACAGATACAAGTTTTCTCGAATGCTTGACAAGATTGGCGTTGATCAGCCATTGTGGAAAGAATTAACTTCTTTCCCTGAGGCCAAAGCTTTCTGTGACAAGGTTGGGTACCCTGTACTCGTTCGGCCCTCATATGTTCTCTCAGGTGCTGCTATGAACGTAGTCTTCTCTCAGGATGACCTTAGCAATTATCTTTCTCAGGCTACCGACGTTTCCAGGGATCACCCAGTTGTTATCTCTAAGTATATTGAGGAAGccaaagaaattgaaatgGATGCCGTGGCTAGGGACGGTAAGATGGTAATGCACTACATCTCCGAGCATATCGAGAATGCTGGTGTTCACTCTGGTGACGCcactcttgttcttcctcctcagGACCTTGACCCTGAGACgatcaaaaagattgagattgcCACGCAAAAAATTGGTCAAGTAAGTGTCTGATATATCTGGTATACAAACCCATTACTTACAACGACATACAGGCTCTCAATGTCACTGGCCCTTATAACATCCAATTTATTGCTAAGAATAACGAAATCAAGGTTATTGAGTGCAATCTTCGTGCCGCTCGTTCGTTCCCCTTCGTCTCAAAGGTCACTGGCATTGACGCTATTGAGATTGCCACAAAGGTCATGCTTGGCTTACCTTGCGCTCCTTACCCAGATGTGAAGATGCCCCCCAATTACGTTGGTGTCAAAGTGCCTCAGTTCTCTTTCAGTCGTCTTTCTGGTGCCGACCCTGTCCTGGGTGTTGAAATGGCTTCAACAGGTGAAGTTGCTTGTTTCGGCAAAGACAGATATGACGCCTATCTCAAGGCTCTTATTTCTACTGGTATTACTCCTCCCAAAAAGAATATCTTGTTGTCTATTGGCtctttcaaagagaaacttGAAATGCTCCCTTCTGTACAAAAGCTTCACAGAATGGGTTACAACCTCTTTGCTACTGCTGGTACTGCTGATTTCATTCAAGAGCATGGTATTCCTGTCAAGTACCTCGAATCGCTCGGTTCTGAAAACGATCTCAATCCtcagaagaaagagtaCTCTTTGACACAGCATCTTGCTAACAATCTGATCGATATTTACATCAATCTACCATCTAAGAACAGGTTCCGTCGCCCTGCAAGCTATGTTTCCCAGGGTTACAAGACCAGGCGAATGGCAGTTGACTTTGCTATCCCGTTGATCACCAATGTGAAAAACGCAAAACTCTTCATTGAAGCTATCATTCGAAAGCCTAATTTCGACATTTCTAGTGTCGATTACCAAACCTCCCACCAGACCTTCACCTTCCCCGGTCTAGTTTCAATTCAAGCGTTTGTGCCTGGCGCCGCTGAAGAAAATTCCAAGAATTTCGAAGATGCGACCAAGGCAGCTATCAAAGGAGGTTTCACCATCATGCAAATGGTACCTCAGGGGGTTGCGTCGGCTGTTGAAGACGAGATTTCTCTCCAAAGAGCTCAAGCCAACGCTTCCGGTGTGGCACACTGCGAttacttcttctctgtttctGCCACTGCCGACAATGCTTCTCGATTGCAGGATGCTATTGCGGCTGGCGCTAAAGCTCTCTTCATTCCCTTCAATAACTTTTACGGTGCCATCAACAAGGTTAGTAGCGTCGCTCAGCATTTTGCTGCTTGGCCCGCTGACAAACCAATTGTCACTGATGCACGAGCTACTGATCTTGCTTCTATCCTGCTCTTGGCAAGTCTCAACAACAGAAGTATCCATGTCGCTAGCGTTTCTACTAAAGACGATCTATTGCTGATTGCAttggcaaaagagaagggCTTGGCAGTCACTTGTGACGTTTCTATCTACGCCTTATTCTATTCCCAGCTCGACTACCCTGGAACTGCAAAAGTCTTACCTACGAAAGAGGATCAGAAAGCTCTTTGGGACAATCTAGCCAGCATTGATGTTTTCTCCGTCGGCGTTTTGCCTTATGAGCTCGGTGCAGCACTTGGAAAGCCTGTCTCTGCTCAATCTGGTGTCACTgagtctcttcctctcctaCTCACTGCTGTTTCAGAAGGTCGACTTACTCTTGAGGATATCTCTCTTCGCCTGGGTGACAACCCGCGCGCCATCTTTGGCTTGCCTGAACAGTCCCAAACTTATGTTGAAGTTGAAGTTAATCGTCgctcaatctttttggcCGATGATGTCGAGAATACCTGGTCACCACTTGCTGGGCAGAGCATTGCAGGCAATATACATCGCGTTGTTGCTGATAATCACTCTATTTTCCTTGATGGTGAAGCCTTCTC from Cryptococcus depauperatus CBS 7841 chromosome 6, complete sequence carries:
- a CDS encoding carbamoyl-phosphate synthase, large subunit, with the protein product MSATASAFEGAVPSSDVPVVQQAQSNAPAIQSAASTEVESSTSRPAMVRMPSQGSVIRPTGSLYPPATLKSIAYEDMSGEPRWDESMGEPDAVLELADGLALAGHSFGANKSVAGECVFQTGMVGYPESLTDPSYSSQILILTYPLIGNYGVPARPDDEASKISASKDAHNAPPSTDVLDSLPLEFESSHIHVAALVVANYHPSFSHHLASSSLGKWLQEQGVPAIWGVDTRMLTKRLREGGVLLGRVLAKQQGPAEGERGRGAQPGVLGGVQRLINGFSSTSMSRSQSTDALNVNWREDYHIVPFYDPNHENLVAKVSIKAPVVYTASAKSEKKLHAKTGRQIRVLAVDVGMKWNQIRCFRERGVELKVVPWNYDINSESEPYDGVFVSNGPGDPSMVKETIANLRVALEESKVPIFGICLGHQLLALASGASTRKMKYGNRGMNLPCTCATSGRCYITSQNHGYEVDVSTLNNGWEPLFTNANDGSNEGIWCGKNGKPFFSVQFHPESAPGPRDTEFLFDVFIKSITDSVRESRLVSIDVPGGELAQNIAAKPKEQVKKVLVLGSGGLSIGQAGEFDYSGSQAIKALKEEGIYTILVNPNIATIQTSKGLADKVYFLPVTPEFVRKIIKHEKPDGIYCTFGGQTALNVGIKLKDEFSKLGVKVLGTPIDTIITTEDREMFARAMEEIGEKCAQSATAENLNEALEASRIIGYPVIVRAAYALGGLGSGFAQNDQQLSELCSKAFATSPQVLVEKSMKGWKEVEYEVVRDCRNNCITVCNMENFDPLGIHTGDSIVVAPSQTLSDADYNMLRTTAVNVIRHLGVVGECNIQYALNPYSREYCIIEVNARLSRSSALASKATGYPLAFIAAKLGLNIPLNEIKNSVTKLTSACFEPSLDYCVVKIPRWDLKKFNRVSTALSSSMKSVGEVMAIGRNFEETIQKAIRCIDDQFLGFGDYAKVPDIDYEIANPTDKRLFAIAAALKKGYSIEKLNEMSNIDPWFLTRLQRLVKTEQVISQYNASSVPSALIRNAKQLGFADRHIAKMLNSNELAVRRLRIEAGITPFIKQIDTVAAEFPAHTNYLYTTYNATEHDVSFEDNGVMVLGSGVYRIGSSVEFDWCAVRAIRTLRENGMKTVMINYNPETVSTDYDEADKLYFENISLETVLDIYDTEHSSGVVLSMGGQTPNNIALALHRQNVKIYGTSPEMIDTAENRYKFSRMLDKIGVDQPLWKELTSFPEAKAFCDKVGYPVLVRPSYVLSGAAMNVVFSQDDLSNYLSQATDVSRDHPVVISKYIEEAKEIEMDAVARDGKMVMHYISEHIENAGVHSGDATLVLPPQDLDPETIKKIEIATQKIGQALNVTGPYNIQFIAKNNEIKVIECNLRAARSFPFVSKVTGIDAIEIATKVMLGLPCAPYPDVKMPPNYVGVKVPQFSFSRLSGADPVLGVEMASTGEVACFGKDRYDAYLKALISTGITPPKKNILLSIGSFKEKLEMLPSVQKLHRMGYNLFATAGTADFIQEHGIPVKYLESLGSENDLNPQKKEYSLTQHLANNLIDIYINLPSKNRFRRPASYVSQGYKTRRMAVDFAIPLITNVKNAKLFIEAIIRKPNFDISSVDYQTSHQTFTFPGLVSIQAFVPGAAEENSKNFEDATKAAIKGGFTIMQMVPQGVASAVEDEISLQRAQANASGVAHCDYFFSVSATADNASRLQDAIAAGAKALFIPFNNFYGAINKVSSVAQHFAAWPADKPIVTDARATDLASILLLASLNNRSIHVASVSTKDDLLLIALAKEKGLAVTCDVSIYALFYSQLDYPGTAKVLPTKEDQKALWDNLASIDVFSVGVLPYELGAALGKPVSAQSGVTESLPLLLTAVSEGRLTLEDISLRLGDNPRAIFGLPEQSQTYVEVEVNRRSIFLADDVENTWSPLAGQSIAGNIHRVVADNHSIFLDGEAFSMPFGRDISASSPRPTKQARSSFVLQKRPSLTTLISPTSEKNVTTGQLMSLSTVAPIRDPSPQRSLMSLQTHPTFSRRHILSVNQFDREDLHALFNLASEMRTVVERSGCVDTLRGRVLCTLFYEPSTRTSTSFETAMKRCGGEVVQVTASASSVMKGESLADTIRTVGCYADAIALRHPTVGSAKAAAKSSPVPILNAGDGIGEHPTQSLLDVFCIREELGSVNGITITLIGDLKNGRTVHSLVKLLSLYDVTLNLVSPSSLAMLDSVKSEASRAGIKFTESYTLTDEIVSRSDVLYVTRVQRERFDNMAEYEAVKDMYVINNDVLEKAKESAIVMHPLPRVNEIDPEVDFDSKRAAYFRQMRYGLFVRMALLTLVLGA